One genomic segment of Desulfofundulus luciae includes these proteins:
- a CDS encoding (Fe-S)-binding protein: MNAIVAAELDPTFRDELAEKMKSLDFASCLACGMCTAGCVFSDLHPDNDPRKMLRKVILGMREELLKDPFIWYCTMCERCTVECPMCVNIAAVTRAIRGNFRTDSPGFLQKVVDDTIRSGNQMDVQPDEYMETLEWLQEELQAELDDPDYRIPIDVEGADFLFGFNAREVKYYPNELQNILKIFYTAGANYTLSSQKWDATNLALFSGKDDDFWKITESMLQEVVRLKAKELVVTECGHAFRSVRWGYRTFWKGPQFPIRSILEVLDEWIQQGRIKLDPTKNPEPVTLHDPCNLVRKEGVVEPQRRVLRAAVMDFREMFPNGRWNYCCGAGGGALAMPEYTEQRLIKGKRKVDQLLATGAKIVAIPCHNCMDQFNDLNKHYKLGMKMEHICSIVERALILPEKKTKA; encoded by the coding sequence ATGAATGCCATCGTGGCTGCAGAACTGGATCCCACTTTTCGGGATGAGTTAGCGGAAAAGATGAAAAGTTTAGACTTTGCCAGCTGTCTGGCCTGCGGTATGTGTACCGCCGGCTGTGTCTTCTCCGACCTGCACCCGGATAACGATCCCCGCAAAATGCTGCGCAAAGTTATCCTGGGCATGCGGGAAGAACTTTTAAAAGACCCCTTTATCTGGTACTGCACCATGTGTGAACGGTGCACCGTGGAGTGTCCCATGTGTGTAAATATTGCCGCCGTTACCAGGGCCATTCGCGGCAACTTCCGCACCGATTCACCCGGTTTCCTCCAAAAGGTGGTTGACGACACCATCAGGTCCGGCAACCAGATGGATGTACAGCCTGACGAATACATGGAAACACTGGAGTGGCTTCAGGAAGAACTGCAGGCTGAGCTGGATGATCCCGATTACCGCATTCCTATTGATGTGGAGGGAGCCGACTTCCTTTTTGGCTTTAACGCCCGGGAGGTAAAGTATTACCCCAACGAATTGCAAAACATCCTGAAGATTTTCTATACCGCCGGGGCCAATTACACCCTGAGTTCCCAAAAGTGGGATGCTACCAACCTGGCTCTTTTCAGTGGTAAGGACGACGATTTCTGGAAAATCACCGAATCAATGCTTCAGGAAGTGGTACGGCTAAAGGCCAAGGAATTGGTTGTTACTGAATGCGGCCACGCGTTCCGTTCTGTACGCTGGGGTTACCGCACTTTCTGGAAAGGACCGCAGTTCCCCATCCGCAGCATCCTGGAGGTCTTGGACGAATGGATCCAGCAAGGTCGGATTAAGCTGGACCCCACCAAGAACCCCGAACCGGTCACTCTCCATGATCCCTGCAACCTGGTGCGCAAGGAAGGGGTAGTAGAACCGCAGCGCCGGGTCTTAAGGGCTGCAGTAATGGATTTCCGGGAAATGTTTCCCAACGGCCGGTGGAATTACTGCTGCGGTGCAGGTGGTGGTGCCCTGGCCATGCCTGAATATACCGAACAGCGCTTAATCAAAGGCAAGCGCAAAGTGGACCAGCTTCTGGCCACCGGGGCTAAAATTGTGGCCATTCCCTGCCACAACTGCATGGACCAGTTCAACGACCTCAACAAGCATTACAAGCTGGGCATGAAAATGGAACATATCTGCAGCATTGTTGAAAGAGCCCTGATTCTACCCGAGAAAAAAACCAAAGCTTAG
- a CDS encoding FAD/NAD(P)-binding protein — MKNPYLPLPMRLVKNFVETEDKLIHTFTLEFLNEGDEKSFQYLPGQFAEVAVFGVGEAPFGIASSPTEPGYLKFSVAKVGVVTTALHQLPEGTILGVRGPLGNSYPIEEFKGKNLVVIGGGFAFTTLRSLITYILHPDHRGDYGELTVIYGARNPGLLLYKDELAEWEKRSDINLVCTIDRPVEGWSGRVGFVPAVTKEVAPSAENAYAVICGPPVMIKFTMPVLEELGFPPERIIMSLENRMKCGIGMCGRCNVGNKYVCKDGPVFTRAQLNQLPNEY; from the coding sequence ATGAAAAACCCCTATCTTCCACTTCCCATGCGGCTGGTTAAAAACTTTGTAGAAACCGAGGATAAGCTTATTCATACCTTTACCCTGGAGTTCCTAAATGAAGGTGACGAGAAGTCATTCCAATATTTACCTGGACAATTTGCTGAGGTAGCCGTATTCGGTGTAGGGGAGGCTCCCTTCGGCATTGCCTCTTCGCCCACAGAACCCGGGTACCTGAAGTTCTCGGTGGCCAAAGTAGGCGTAGTGACCACAGCCCTCCACCAGCTCCCTGAAGGCACCATCTTGGGCGTGCGGGGACCGCTGGGCAACAGCTATCCAATAGAGGAGTTTAAGGGCAAAAACTTGGTAGTCATCGGCGGTGGCTTTGCCTTCACCACATTAAGATCGCTGATTACCTACATTCTCCATCCCGACCACAGGGGAGACTACGGAGAACTGACGGTAATTTATGGCGCCCGCAATCCTGGCCTCTTGCTCTACAAGGACGAGCTGGCCGAATGGGAAAAGCGTTCGGACATTAATCTGGTCTGCACCATTGACCGCCCGGTAGAGGGATGGAGCGGCCGGGTGGGTTTTGTACCGGCAGTAACCAAAGAAGTAGCTCCCAGCGCGGAAAATGCGTACGCGGTAATTTGCGGCCCACCGGTGATGATTAAGTTCACCATGCCGGTGCTGGAGGAATTGGGCTTTCCGCCAGAGCGGATCATCATGTCCCTGGAAAACCGTATGAAGTGCGGCATCGGCATGTGCGGTCGATGCAACGTGGGTAATAAATACGTCTGTAAAGACGGTCCGGTCTTCACCCGGGCACAACTTAACCAGTTACCTAACGAATACTAG
- a CDS encoding 4Fe-4S dicluster domain-containing protein, whose protein sequence is MLLNKDQLINWLNKLMQAYQVFVPVKEGDYFCFKQINSGDQVILYYTNSKVPPKEVLFPRSEKLFYYRCENDGVQLTEQIDESKKIIVGLRPCDAKSLLLLDSVFSSDKYQDPYYLTRRNNTVLVGLGCNQPAATCFCTSLGGGPFATEGLDLLLVDIGDRYVVEVLTERGRELLSGMELPAADQEAQEAARVVKEGASLSSQVNLEGLKSKLDVNFYDPIWDMIHEKCLGCAACTYTCPTCHCFDIVDEAAGNEGCRIRNWDACMFPLFTLHGSGHNPRPTGKERFRQRVMHKFKYFVDNFNAIACVGCGRCIINCPVNLDIREVLAEIQGSEVRSDKQ, encoded by the coding sequence TTGCTTTTAAATAAGGACCAGTTGATCAACTGGTTAAATAAGTTAATGCAGGCTTATCAGGTATTTGTCCCGGTAAAAGAGGGTGACTATTTCTGCTTCAAGCAAATTAACTCCGGTGACCAGGTAATCTTGTATTATACTAACTCCAAGGTCCCCCCCAAAGAGGTTCTCTTTCCACGCTCGGAAAAACTCTTCTACTATCGCTGTGAAAACGATGGCGTGCAATTAACAGAGCAAATTGATGAAAGCAAAAAAATTATCGTCGGCTTAAGGCCCTGCGACGCTAAAAGTCTTCTCCTGTTGGACAGCGTCTTTAGCAGTGACAAATACCAGGATCCTTACTACCTGACCAGAAGAAACAACACCGTACTGGTGGGCTTGGGGTGTAATCAACCGGCAGCCACCTGCTTTTGCACTTCCCTGGGCGGAGGTCCTTTTGCCACCGAAGGCTTGGACCTCCTGCTGGTGGACATCGGTGACCGATACGTGGTGGAGGTGCTAACGGAGCGGGGTCGAGAATTGCTTTCTGGAATGGAGTTGCCCGCTGCCGACCAGGAAGCACAGGAAGCTGCCCGGGTGGTGAAAGAAGGGGCGTCCCTCTCTTCCCAAGTTAATTTGGAAGGGTTAAAGTCCAAGCTAGATGTTAACTTTTACGACCCCATCTGGGACATGATCCATGAGAAGTGCCTGGGGTGTGCCGCCTGCACTTACACGTGTCCCACGTGTCACTGCTTTGACATCGTAGACGAAGCTGCGGGAAACGAAGGCTGCCGGATACGCAATTGGGACGCCTGCATGTTCCCACTCTTTACCCTCCACGGTTCCGGTCATAACCCCCGCCCGACGGGTAAGGAACGGTTCCGGCAACGGGTCATGCATAAATTCAAGTACTTCGTGGACAATTTCAACGCCATAGCTTGTGTGGGCTGCGGCAGGTGCATTATAAACTGCCCTGTTAATCTGGACATCCGGGAAGTGTTAGCGGAGATCCAGGGTTCGGAAGTGAGGTCTGATAAGCAATGA
- a CDS encoding 4Fe-4S dicluster domain-containing protein: MRELTKAIQETAQKLLQDKEVELVVGFAKGSLPLRNTPCFIRQPEEAQKLVWGYGCENNLATYLRQRPEKLAVVAKGCDSRSIIELIKENQINREKLVIIGIPCQGMIDRKKVTRLLAGRELLKAEVKDGQVVLMGKGFSETVPCEQLLHDTCLTCQHPNPVLFDIMLGEPVPVKEADSFADLANFEAKAPAEKRAYLIQELSRCIRCYACRQACPMCFCEECFADCSMPQWLSKSSLNVQDNVFFQAVRVLHLAGRCVDCGACDRACPMGIDLRTLTHKMVRDVQELFGYTAGVSLEERAPLAAPVSSSTLNHF, from the coding sequence GTGCGAGAATTAACTAAGGCGATCCAAGAAACAGCACAAAAGCTTCTGCAGGATAAAGAAGTAGAATTGGTGGTGGGTTTTGCAAAAGGGAGTCTTCCTTTGCGCAACACCCCCTGCTTTATTCGCCAGCCAGAGGAGGCACAAAAGCTGGTCTGGGGCTACGGTTGCGAAAACAACCTGGCTACCTACCTGCGCCAGAGGCCAGAAAAGCTGGCCGTGGTGGCCAAGGGTTGTGACAGCCGCTCCATAATAGAACTGATTAAAGAAAACCAGATTAACCGCGAAAAACTGGTGATTATTGGCATACCATGTCAGGGTATGATTGATCGCAAGAAAGTAACCCGTCTGCTGGCAGGAAGGGAATTGTTAAAGGCAGAAGTAAAAGACGGTCAAGTCGTACTAATGGGAAAGGGCTTTAGCGAAACCGTTCCCTGTGAACAACTGCTTCACGATACCTGTTTAACCTGCCAGCACCCCAACCCGGTATTGTTTGATATCATGCTGGGCGAGCCGGTCCCGGTGAAGGAAGCCGACAGTTTTGCCGACTTGGCCAATTTTGAAGCCAAGGCACCGGCGGAAAAACGTGCCTATCTTATCCAGGAATTGTCGCGTTGTATTCGCTGTTATGCCTGCCGGCAGGCCTGCCCCATGTGTTTCTGCGAAGAATGCTTTGCAGATTGCTCCATGCCCCAGTGGCTTAGCAAGTCATCCCTGAATGTTCAGGATAACGTCTTTTTCCAAGCCGTACGGGTACTTCACCTGGCCGGGCGCTGCGTGGACTGTGGTGCCTGCGACCGGGCCTGCCCCATGGGCATTGATTTGCGAACTTTAACCCACAAAATGGTGAGGGATGTGCAGGAGTTGTTTGGGTATACCGCCGGAGTCAGTCTGGAAGAAAGGGCCCCGCTGGCTGCGCCTGTAAGTTCATCGACCCTCAATCATTTTTAG
- a CDS encoding hydrogenase iron-sulfur subunit: MQAKFEPKITAFLCNWCSYAGADLAGSLRFQYPPNVKIIRVPCSGRVSPMFILKALFAGSDGVLVGGUHPGDCHYVSGNYNAERRARVTQRLLDTLGIEPQRFRLTWVSASEGAKFAETVTDFTNQLRELGPNPLYVTNG, from the coding sequence ATGCAGGCCAAATTTGAACCAAAGATCACTGCCTTCCTTTGCAACTGGTGTAGTTATGCAGGTGCCGACCTGGCCGGGTCCCTGCGGTTCCAGTATCCCCCTAATGTGAAGATCATCAGGGTACCCTGCTCTGGAAGGGTTTCTCCCATGTTCATACTGAAAGCCCTCTTTGCCGGCTCTGACGGCGTGCTGGTGGGTGGGTGACATCCCGGAGACTGCCACTATGTTAGTGGCAATTATAATGCTGAACGGCGCGCCAGGGTTACCCAGCGGCTTTTAGATACACTGGGAATTGAGCCACAGCGGTTCCGGTTGACCTGGGTTTCCGCTTCGGAAGGAGCCAAATTTGCTGAGACGGTAACCGATTTCACCAACCAATTAAGGGAATTGGGCCCAAACCCACTGTATGTGACGAACGGATAA
- a CDS encoding CoB--CoM heterodisulfide reductase iron-sulfur subunit B family protein — MKVGFFVGCNTSFNRPDLEQAVRYAFPALGIELDNLEGQSCCPSWGTMPSVDVVGWCAVGARNHTIAEEKGLDIVTVCGSCYGSLAESKYKMDTNSEIKASVNEILKEIGREYKGTSKVRLAHYYLYHELGPERIKEALKHRLDGLTVALQPGCHTLWPSKVYYDKEEDPFHPKVLKEMCEALGATVGHYTRLIDCCGMGAMRSTDMEKSFNLVQKKLLSMKEEVNPDLIVTGCSSCLIQFDTAQEFLRNGKKINFQIPVLHFMQVLALCLGADREQVTGLAKTDVGPVVNRILAG; from the coding sequence ATGAAGGTAGGTTTTTTTGTCGGCTGCAACACGTCCTTTAACAGACCTGATCTTGAGCAGGCGGTACGGTATGCGTTTCCGGCACTGGGGATTGAATTGGACAACCTTGAAGGACAGTCGTGCTGTCCCAGTTGGGGGACGATGCCCTCCGTAGACGTGGTGGGTTGGTGCGCCGTAGGGGCTAGAAACCATACCATAGCCGAGGAAAAGGGCCTGGATATAGTCACCGTATGTGGTAGCTGCTACGGTAGCCTGGCCGAATCAAAGTACAAGATGGATACCAACTCCGAAATAAAGGCTAGTGTCAACGAGATTCTTAAGGAGATCGGCAGGGAATACAAGGGGACCAGCAAGGTCAGGCTCGCCCACTACTATCTCTACCACGAGCTCGGACCTGAGAGGATCAAGGAAGCCCTCAAACATAGACTCGACGGCCTCACAGTGGCCCTTCAGCCCGGTTGCCATACCCTCTGGCCAAGCAAAGTTTATTACGACAAGGAAGAGGATCCCTTCCACCCCAAGGTGCTGAAGGAAATGTGTGAGGCCCTGGGCGCTACGGTTGGTCACTATACCCGCTTGATCGACTGTTGTGGTATGGGGGCCATGCGCAGCACTGATATGGAAAAATCTTTCAATCTTGTTCAGAAAAAGCTTCTCTCCATGAAAGAAGAGGTTAATCCCGACCTGATTGTAACCGGCTGCAGTTCCTGCTTGATCCAGTTTGATACAGCCCAGGAATTCCTGCGTAACGGTAAGAAAATTAATTTCCAAATTCCCGTCCTTCACTTCATGCAGGTCCTGGCGTTGTGCCTGGGAGCCGATCGGGAACAGGTTACCGGACTGGCGAAAACGGATGTGGGGCCTGTGGTAAATAGGATTCTGGCTGGATGA
- a CDS encoding 4Fe-4S dicluster domain-containing protein, whose product MSNVQVATGVINLSEGDPGLVDEIKELGGEELLECIQCAKCAAACPMVLAGFSFFNKRVIQAILLGLRDALLDDSSIWACQSCNRCTEVCPREVNPFEIIQAMRRVAIREFALPTLSIEGLKSLYDTGHAVYLAGAGSTRAKVGLPEKPYSTVANPKALKELQAVIRQTALADLGIIPMDESDVTETCEV is encoded by the coding sequence GTGTCCAACGTTCAAGTAGCAACGGGGGTTATCAATCTCTCTGAAGGTGATCCCGGTCTAGTTGACGAGATAAAAGAGCTGGGCGGCGAAGAGTTGCTGGAGTGCATCCAGTGCGCCAAGTGTGCCGCCGCCTGCCCCATGGTGCTGGCTGGTTTTTCCTTTTTTAACAAGCGGGTTATCCAAGCAATTCTCCTGGGATTGCGTGATGCGCTGTTGGACGATTCATCCATTTGGGCCTGCCAGTCCTGTAACCGCTGCACCGAAGTGTGTCCACGGGAGGTTAACCCCTTCGAAATTATCCAAGCCATGCGGCGGGTGGCCATAAGGGAATTTGCCCTGCCCACCCTTTCTATTGAAGGTCTTAAGTCCCTTTACGACACCGGTCATGCCGTTTATCTGGCGGGAGCCGGAAGCACCCGAGCAAAAGTCGGTTTACCGGAAAAGCCGTACTCCACTGTCGCGAACCCGAAAGCTTTAAAAGAACTGCAGGCGGTTATACGGCAAACAGCCCTGGCCGACCTGGGGATCATCCCCATGGACGAGTCAGATGTAACAGAAACTTGCGAGGTGTAG